The nucleotide sequence tgggaagtagacaaaattgccggggagaaaattgagatcttgggggtggggtgggatgggggtaaggggatatggggagagaaaagtgagaaggggaggatggggggaacttggggaaaaacaggattgggataaaggaaggttggataggggagcacggaaccacaattcttagttagggagccaccttagggttggcaagagacttgaacctagagtggctcccagatgcccaagccgaggtcctcagttaattccttgggcagctgaggatagggaacctgaaatgaccctatcctatagcaatactgacgaatatcttgcatatcatcatagaaccttcatgtggtgatggatggagattgagacagagacccacactggagcactggactgagctcccaaggtcccaatgaggagcagaaggagggagaacatgagcaaagatgtcgggaccacgaggtgtgcacccacccactgagacagtggagctgatctattgggagctcaccaaggccagcttggctgtgactgaaaaagcatgggataaaactggacacTCTGagcatagcgaacaatgagggctgatgagaagccaaggacagtggcacggggttttgaacctacgtaatgtgctggctttgtgggagcctagccagtttggatgttcaccttccttgaaaTGGACggtggggggaggacctaggacttaccacagggcagggaaccctgactgctctttggactagagagggagggggagaggagtggggggagggggagaagggtgggaggagggtgggggaaatgggaggctgggaggaggggaaaacttgtttttttttctctttttctcaataaaaaaagtttaaaaaaaagaaagtgaactgGATATAATCATATCGTAAAGAGCTGTTAATCATACTTGACAGGAACAACCATGATAAACAAGGAATCATGAGCGAATAACAGTCACACCAACAAAGAGAGCAATGATGTAGTTCTCCAACATCAATTGTTAAATTCTCTATTCAGAGTTCAGgcattctcatttctctcccTGATGTCCTGACAAGAAAGTTTTCCATTTTATCATATAGCCAGGTAAAAAGTGTTTACTTAAACTATAGAAACATAACTTCATCATAAAACTTAATGTGTTTGTGCAAGCATTACTCTAAAATCCAGACTGTAACTTAAGGTCTGTATGAACAAACCATGATATGAAATGTGGCTCAAAGATTGTCTGTCATGGAATGTGTGAGAGACAGATTATCTTCTTATGTATTTCCACGAAAAGTCAGGGGAACTGACTGGAATAGGACCTATAATCCCCATGGCAAATTGTTGCTATAGAAACAACTGGCTGGAGAGATATGAACTGTAGCAATAAGACCACAGATGGATTCTCTACTGGCAAAGAAAGTGTGGCCAGAGTAAGACATGTAGCAAAAGGAATGATTATTATATCCATGAAAGAAGTTTTTCTTGCACACCACCTCCACTGACTCAGTGTGAAAGAGCAAGGATGTGCTGACTCCTATGCTCCTATAATGATACTTGAGGTGTGGTGAGCTGTAGAGAGACAGCCTTTGACATCTTGAATAAATGTCAGGTACATTGTGGGCTGAGATATAAAGGATAAGTTCAAGCAGTACATTGAGCAGCTGAGTCACATCATAAACAACTGAAGTTGAATCTCACCTGAGACTACAGGATTTCATCACTGATTCGGAAACTCTGAAGGCATATGAGAAATATATAATGTTATTATACTAAGTGGGGCTGTACCCAGAAAATtgacaaaagcaataaaaatgggaaaaaggaattttctatttttttaaactatcttattttattttataaggcaaatccatttcttccttccttccctcctcatgcttctttctccttccacccatGACTGATTCCACCACAACCACTCATCAAAGACAATatggcttcccatggggagtcactGAAATCTAACACATTGCTGTCAGGAAAAACCAAGGCcatccccactatatctagactgagcaatgTGTCCCTTTAGAAAGAATGCCTTCCTAAAATCCAGAACAAGCATTAGGGATGAATGCCGACCTCACTGCCAGTGACTGCACACCCTTGCCAAGGCATACAACTGACACCTACatccagagggcctagtttggtcctttaCTAGTTCCCTTGCTGTCAGGCCAGATTTGGAAGGGTTTGTAGCAATTTCCAAGGCCAAGTTAAAGCCCATCACAGTGGGAAGACGAGGCAGCTAGTCCCATCCTAGTCACAGTCAAGGGCAAACAGGAATGAATGCATGCTCGCCTGTCTTCTGCTCCATCTCTCCCCCTTACACAGTTCAGAACTACTGCCGCATGAGTGTTTTACACTGTACTTCTCAGGAATTTGCTggggtggtgtaggaggtccttttgtttgtgtgttgctttcattggttaattaataaagaaactgcttggtcttatagggcagaacttaggtaggtggagaagacagatcCGAACGCTGGGAaaaagggcagagtggcagaaaacatggttctcctgcctaagacagacaatggtcagaacttgtcagtaagccacagtcatgtggtgatgaacagatttaaaagaaatgggttaaaatcaGATGTAAGAGTTGGGCAGTGAAAAGTTAGAGGTAGTGGGttaggcagtatttaaatgaatacagttctgtgtgattattttgggtgtaatcTTGCTGGGTGCTAGAACGAAACAAAGGGACCCGCTACTACAACACTGAAGCTAAAATATTTAGAGCATGTGAGAAGAGAGCCATTTTACAACAAATAGACATTACTGTGAACATTGGTGAGTAACAGCTAGTGCCTTAAACCCAATTCTCTAACTTCAAAATAGAATGTTCTCACCTCCTCAAATCTGTACATATAAGATTTAATTTTCATAGTCATTAATTGACAGAGCAGTGCTCTCAATACAATCCTTGCCTTTCTTCTATTTTACAAGGAACTCAGGAGATAGAACTATGATCTATCCCTGAGTGATAAGAAGAAAAGGTTCAGTGAGTGTGAAAAGTAAGAACTTCAGCTGATCCTTTTCAAATTCATAGACTAGCCTTTCtagaaagagaggaaaatagTTCTTGTCCTGCTTCCTCATTTATATGGGTTACTGTGCTTACCCACTGCTATCACCTGCACCACAGTAATAGTCAGCTTCATCTTCAGGCTGAATGTTGGAGATGCTTAAGTAGCGATGAgccccagagctggagccagagaAGCGATCAGGGATTCCATCTCCCTTGCCATGGTTTCCATTACTACTAAGCCACATCACGTACTTAGGAGCCTTTTCTGGCTGTTGCTGGTACCATTCAATGGTGTAGGTGCTGTGCTGACTACTCAAGGTACAGGTGAGTTTGACTGAGGCTCCCAGGGAGGCCGAGGCTGTGGGTGACTGAGTCAGCACAGGTTGGGAGAATGACCCTGGAAATAGAGAAACACATTACCTCCTGggatgagagaagagaagagaatattCCTTGTTTCAATTGGTTTCCCTCAACTGGTATCAGGGTACAGATGACTCTGCTTACCTGTGcagtgaaggaggaagaagaggagaggaatccAGGCCATGGTGCAGACACCACTGAGCTCTGCTGAGACAGACATGGCGTGGTTCTCTCTTATCCTTTAACATTTCTCAGAGAACTGACAGGGCCCTTCTTGCAAATATGCAAATTTGTCTTGGCCAAGAAAATCCCTCTTAGGTGTTTGTGCCGTCAAAAGTCTGTATGTCACTTCCTTCCTGAGTCTGCCCAAGAGATCACAGTAGCCCCAGCTGCAGGGCCTACTGAATCATGAGGAGTCACAAAGAGATAAATGTTTGTATTCTCAGCTTAGTGTCTCCAGATACTTCAGTGGACCCTATGAACCCCCACTGAGCAGGTTTAGTTCTGTCATAACTGTGAGCACCATACTTTCCCAAGGCTTTGACTAATAAGCATTTCTGATCAAGGACAGATTGAGTTACCTCCTCTGAGGCTGACTTTTACCTCTTCTCTTTAGTTTTCTTCTCCCCAATAAGAGCATTCGGTAGACCAGTGTCCTTACCCTATAGCCTATGATCCCCAAAAGACAGATATCATATCTTAGATATACTattgtttaaatattattttatgataaataacagtagaaaaactacagttatgaaatagcaatgaaaaatgTTATGGTTTGGTCACCACCAAATTAGAAACTGTACCAAGGAGTCAGCACATTAGAAAATTTGAGAATCAAATTTGCAGACCTTAATTTATAGGGATGTCTCAGTTAGGGGCTTTTCCTATTTATGCTGAGGACAGAGAAATTTACTCCATGAGCCCTTTCTCAGAATGCTCAAGAATCCAGACTTATTCTGTCTACTTGGTTCTTCAGCAGATTGACCCATAGAGACACACTGATAAATATTAGTATTTAGAATGATTAATACTGTACTGCATGAATCTCTTGATGcattgtaaataaaaaaattgaaaaatcaaatggcaatacaaaacagaattataaagaaaaaaaggtggaggAAGAACACAGTGAGACTGTATTTGTCCTTAAGTAAGGATTACAGAATATTGACAAAGAATGTCTATGTGTCGTTTTCAAAAATACACTTTTTGACACCTGCCTACTACTTAtgtgatagaaaaaaatatatatttaactgACAGATCTGTATAGGGATAGATGTTCACAAAAGGGAACCGCTCTAAATTGAAGGTGATAATTAATGAATAATGATAGAAAAATGAGGAATCATGATTAGTCATTGGAGAGATTGGTCAGAAGTAAGAGGAATGTCAGGACTATGTGTGTTTGCTCAGTTATGTTTTAACTTATGCATGATTAAAGGAACTATCTACCTACGTTGACACTGTCAAACCACCAATACACCAGGCTAAGGGAATATGCAGGAGAGGAGTTGTATGGAAAGAGCTTAAGAGTCAGATATAATGGATGTCTCCAAGGAGACAGCATCTTCCAGAAACAACAAGACTGATTCAAATGTGAAGACATAGAAACTACGAAAACAAGCATGTAAGACTCACACAGGTTCAAATCAGACAAATAGCCAAcaccaagaaaaagaagtaatCAAATAGTCATAACCTTAGCTGAAATTTATTTGCAATAGATATCACGGAAAAGTGAAAATCAGTTATCTCCAAAGGAGTGTTACTGAGAAATATCAAACACTGAAATATATGAGACTCCAGGCCTCATAGCAAGGGGTAGTTTGTTAACATTAAACAGACTCTatagtgtgtttgtatgtgtttttgtgtgtgtgcactttttgtttttctttagtctGATTAATTTCCCCATTTCACTTtgtctattttggtttttttctgttgttgcagctttatttttgtgggtgagtctgttttgttttgtatgaaaaagaaagaacatgtacttgggtgggtagagagctggaaggatctgggaggatctgggggaagggaaagtatatgatcaaaatatattgtatgaaaagaattttaaaagagaatccGAAGACAAAATATTAATTGACAAATgacaaaacaatagaaataaagaaatagaaaggaagaaataaagagagagacggggggaagaagggaggaagggaggaatggaggaagggagggagagagaaagaaaggaaggaaaagaaacaacctAGGGTTCTGTTATCCCTGGTTGAATACATGTGCAGAACTGTATACATTGAATCCTACTCAGAACCTGCTCAGAACAAACAGATGgctctggtgtgggaagtccttctgtatatgtgtttcattTAATGGTGTGGggagttcttctgtatatgtattacaTTCAGTGGTATAGGAaggccttctgtatatgtgtttttattgGATAAGTGAGTAAAGAAGATTCTTGGGCCTATAACATGGCAAAATAGAGCAAGGATGTAATTCCAagtagagatagaggagaaagaaggcagagttagagagatgccttGCGGCTGCCAAAAGTAACAGATGCCTCAGAACCTTACTTGTAAATCAAACACCTTGTGGTGATAATGTTAAGAGTTAGCTAAACATATGCATAAGCAAGTGGTAGAGCAGTGTTGccattaatacaatttctgtgtgatatttCAGGTCAGGGTGGCTGAGAATGAACAATCAGCCTATGCCTACATGGCTCAGTATGTGAGAATGCTTGTCAAGTTTCACAATAGGAGTTGATTCCTGAACCTACCATTGTGGAAGGAATAAGTCAAATTACATAAGAGGTTCTGTAGGTGTCACAGTCATGCTGTGGTatttactcacacacacacatacgcacataccttcaatcattatatatatatgtataattatatatatatataattatatatatgtatgtaactaACTACTTAACAGATAAATTTAAAATCTCATGATTCTTTCATAACTATTTTGCCCACCTGAGCTTTTCAGTTCGTATTAGGCAGTTTTTTGATATTATTGACATTTAAATATTGGTGTGAGTTACTTGGGAAGGAGGACTTCACAAGTAAAGGATGACAGAACGCAATTCAGACCTACAGATACACAGGGTTCATATGCAACTTGAGTTCTATAAGTATTGAATTAAGACAAACTACAAACTATTGTGATTCGGGTTAtggacttttcctttttcttctatttattgttTCTAGTACCGTGTATAACTAAAGAATTCCCTGACTTCCAGTCTGTGCTTTAAATGACAGGATTAACTTTCTTAAGGTTTCCTATTAAAAGTGGCAGACATGTCCTTCACTGTCATAGAGTTCATCAAGTGTTCAAAATTGAGTTTCTAATAACAAAGTAATACTTGTGTGACCACACATTCACAGGAGGCTGCTATTGGAGAAAACACATCTACTAGAAGCTGCACTACTGTGTCCTTGTTTGCAGTACTAAACTATTGAAAGAGGAGAAATACATTTATGATTTAAGACCGAAAATTGTTTAACCTTAGAGTTTATTTGCAGTCATAAAGCAAGAAATATGAGCCAATGTGTCAATATGTTTAAGAATAAAATGTGAGGGAAGATGAAAGAAATGTGCACATcttcaaaaatactttataaattattGCCTAGCTTGTTAGTTCCtgaaaatacaacaacaacatgGCACTTTAAAGAGAGGATTAATACAAGTGACTTGTGTTACCACATACTGATTTCTGGAGGAAAGATTTGCAAAATTGActcatttaaattgttcacctggtcttgataatttaggtatatggtatctatctaaaaacatgcccttttttttacatttcctcaattttttttgaagtacaggcttttgtaggaagatctaatgattctctgaatttactcagtgtctgatgttatgtgccccttttcatttctgattttgttaatttgtatgtgctctctccaccttttgattagtttggataggggtttgtcaatcttgttgactttctcgaagaaccagctctttgttttgttgattctctgtattgttttctgtgtttctatattgttgatttcagccctcagtttgattatttcagtcttctactcctccttggtgagtctgcttttttttttactagagtTTTCAGGtctgctgttaagttgctagtgttagctttctcaattttctttatgtgggcacttagtgctatgaactttcctcttagcactgctttcatagtgtcccataggtttggatatgttgtgccttcattttcgttgaattcaagaagactttaatttctttatttatttttccttgaccCAAGGAagattcagtagttgactgttcagtttcgtGAATTTGTAGGTTTCCTGCAGAAagtattgttaaattctaactttactccatggtgatccaataagacactgGTGATTACTCCCAATTTTTTTATCTGTGGATATTTGCTTTGCTACTGAGTATgtatcaattttagagaaggttccatgacatgctgaaaagaaggtatatccTTTTCGGTCTGGGTTGAATGTTCCATAAatatctgttaagttcatttgattcattacatctgttagttctcttatttctctattaatttctgtctggttgacctgtccattagtgaAATTGGAGTGTGGAAATATCCTTCTATTTGTGTGTGgagtttgatgtgcaatttaagctttagtaatgtttcttttacatatgtaggtgatcttgtattaggggcatagatgttcaggattgagactgaatcttgatggattgttcctgttatgattaTAAAATGTCCTTTTACATCTCATCTTACTGATTTCCGTtcgaaatcaattttgttagatattagaatagctgcacacgcttgtttcttaggttcgtTTGATTAGAAAGTgattcccaaccctttactctaagttagtgtctgtctttgaggttgaggtgtgtttcttgtaaacagcagaatgttggatcctgttttcatatccatttttataggtgaattgagtccattgatattaagtgataacaatgaccagtgattgttaattccagtcatttttttggtggtagtgtttatgtgtttcccttctttgggttgtgTTAGTGGATGGTTATCATATGTCTGTGTTATGTGGGTATTGTTAGCTTTCTTGTGTTGAGGTTTCCCTTCTactactttctgtaaagctgggttTGTGgaaatgtattgtttaaatctgtttttgtcatggaatattttgttttccccactgatggtgaaagaaagcttgtcTGGGTATTGTAGTCTgcgcttgcatccatggtctcttagtgacTGCAACACATCTATCCAAGcccctctggctttcatggtttccattaacttatcaggtataattctgataggtttacctttatatgttacttgacctttttcctttgcagctcttaaaattctttctttattctgtgtgttttgtgttttaactcttatatggcaaggggattttttttatctattgtatttggtgttctgtaagcttcttataccttcataggaatatccttctttaggttggcaaacttttcttttataatttttttgtatatattttccaTGTCTTTGAGCTTGGTATCttctcctattattcttaggcttggtcttttcaatgtgtcccagatttcctgaatctTTTGGCTTaagatttgttggatttaatgttttctttaaccaacgagtctatttcctctatagtattttCAGCAACTCAGATTCATCTATCTCGTGTATTCAGTTGGTTTTACTtttctctgtacttcctgttcatttacccagaatTTCCATATACAGAATTCCCTCAgtgtatgttttctttattacctccttttcaatcttcaagtcttgaactgtttctttcaccAGTTCGATTgctttttgttagttttcttgAGTATtcttgagggatttattaatttattctaactttttgtttatcttctcttacttttttcttttttattaattttttaattaaaaatttctgcctcctccccacctcccttttccctccccctccctcctctccccacactgcactctcctccccctccctctccagtccaaagagcagtcagggttccttgtcctgtgggcagtccaaggtcctccaccaTCCATCTAGGCTTAGGAAGGAGAGCATCCAAacagctaggctcccacaaagccagcacatgcagtaggatcaaaactcagtgccattgtccttggcttctcagcagccctcattgtccaccatattcagtgagtccggttttataccatgcattttcagtcacagtccagctggccttggtgagctcccaatagatcatccccactGTCTAAGTAGATGGGTGCCCCCCTCGTggccttgacttccttgctcatgttctccctccttctgatgttcatttggaccttgggagctcagtccattgctcaaatgtgggtctctgtctctatctccatccatcaccagatgaaggttctatggtgatatgcaagatattcattagtatggctataggattgggccatttcaggctctctcttctcagctgcccatgaaaatggatggaaatagcaaacattatcctgagtgaggtaacccagactcaaaaagatgagcatgtgatgtactcactcataattggtttttagaaataaatataggacattgagcctataatttgtgatactagagaagctaaataagaaggtgaacctaaagaaaaacatagttatcctcctggatattagaagtagtcaagatttctgggcaaaaatttgggaactggggggtggggtgggatgggggaaaggggagatggggagag is from Microtus pennsylvanicus isolate mMicPen1 chromosome 1, mMicPen1.hap1, whole genome shotgun sequence and encodes:
- the LOC142847896 gene encoding immunoglobulin lambda-1 light chain-like, giving the protein MSVSAELSGVCTMAWIPLLFFLLHCTGSFSQPVLTQSPTASASLGASVKLTCTLSSQHSTYTIEWYQQQPEKAPKYVMWLSSNGNHGKGDGIPDRFSGSSSGAHRYLSISNIQPEDEADYYCGAGDSSGYVFGGGTQLTVLGQPKSSPKITVFPPSPEELQTNKATLVCLINDFSPRTVTVAWVADGAPITQGVQTTKSTKENKNYMASSYLSLTADQWRSYKSVSCKVSHEGDVLEKSLSPGQCS